A genome region from Pseudanabaena sp. Chao 1811 includes the following:
- a CDS encoding ABC transporter substrate-binding protein, with protein sequence MKSKFLKVFALILCTCLTAIAIKACSFNNESTLKPFKVGLNSWPGYQIALYAKEAGLFRKRGLDVEFIRFINQQDNIRATMRGAQDVSFVPLPEVMQVDSAEEKPVFVMVVDISAGSDGIAAAPKIKSVKDLKGKKVSAKLSTVSHLVLLEALKANQLKPEDIEIVDVINERGANMLKKGDISASTLWEPLMTDTAKAVGGKVIHTTADVDSVVIDGVATRSSIVTTKQDELVSFIETWFEVMKAVETKPQEVFASVAKQLGMTTEAFAIDYKGLKKGDLAMNRRMFEGGRLKEAYQQTRQLLLADPRHGRNIREDVEINGIAVTKASKNWQ encoded by the coding sequence ATGAAGTCTAAATTTTTAAAGGTTTTTGCGCTAATTTTATGTACTTGCTTAACTGCGATCGCCATTAAAGCTTGTAGCTTCAATAATGAAAGTACACTAAAACCATTTAAGGTCGGTCTCAATAGCTGGCCAGGTTATCAAATTGCCCTGTATGCCAAAGAAGCAGGATTGTTTCGTAAGCGGGGCTTAGATGTCGAATTTATCCGTTTTATCAATCAACAAGACAATATTCGCGCCACAATGCGGGGGGCACAGGATGTGAGCTTTGTTCCCCTACCAGAAGTGATGCAGGTGGATTCTGCTGAAGAAAAACCTGTATTTGTGATGGTTGTCGATATCTCTGCTGGTTCCGATGGCATTGCCGCCGCTCCTAAAATTAAATCTGTTAAGGATTTAAAAGGTAAGAAAGTCAGTGCAAAACTCAGTACAGTTTCGCACTTGGTACTCCTCGAAGCGCTCAAGGCAAATCAATTGAAGCCAGAGGATATCGAAATTGTAGATGTCATCAATGAGCGTGGCGCAAATATGCTTAAAAAAGGCGATATTAGCGCATCCACTCTATGGGAACCTCTAATGACAGATACGGCTAAGGCGGTCGGCGGTAAGGTGATTCATACGACGGCGGATGTAGATAGTGTGGTCATTGATGGAGTCGCTACTCGTTCTAGCATTGTCACTACCAAACAAGATGAGCTAGTTAGCTTTATCGAGACTTGGTTTGAAGTGATGAAAGCTGTCGAAACCAAACCCCAAGAGGTTTTTGCCTCTGTTGCTAAACAACTTGGAATGACCACCGAAGCCTTTGCCATAGATTACAAAGGACTTAAAAAAGGCGACCTTGCGATGAATCGCCGCATGTTTGAGGGTGGGCGGTTGAAAGAGGCATACCAACAAACTCGGCAATTACTGCTAGCTGATCCCCGTCATGGGCGCAATATTCGAGAAGATGTCGAAATTAATGGCATCGCAGTTACGAAAGCAAGCAAAAATTGGCAATAA
- a CDS encoding PAS domain S-box protein, which produces MSNLESSLSITDLQAAIIRNPLVVTADTLMMEAIAEMSNTMLCASNAEEQQDSLYLEAKSSCVLVMEAECVVGIITERDVVLLSAQQRSLDNLTVREVMVAPVVTLREADFTDLFAAVNLFQQYHIRHIPILDQGDRLLGIVTHESLWKLMQPVYPSSVKQTSELHTKVENEQINAQVSAKIAASFYRQARTALFERQRTEAALKVQIDFNQLIAEITSRFVDVHPNELDAEINHSLQLIGEITQVDTSYIFQYDDVNLTTSMTYEWSNKGIPSQIALAQNIPCWTLFPWSSQILMQRDIVYIRDVNDLPTEAAIDQANWQQLNLTSILMIPLVQKSVTTGSIGFSSFSQSLALDDKTVRLLQVLGQTIINAQARSQDENKIYESEERLRLALNAANQGLYDLNLQTGYALVSPEYATMLGYDHATFEESNAKWIERLHPDDREAVAKVYQEYIAGNLPEYKVEFRQLTHSGEWKWILSLGKIVEWDEAGNPLRMLGTHTDIHDRKQAEEQAQRRLVILEAARDIIASVDVNGYVLYLNQSGRSLLGIPPDEDLAHTQIPDYHPPEIAAIILQEALPQCVQKGFWSGETLLRRRDGSTFPVLQMIVCHRGSDNNVEQFSTIARDISDRKQAEEALHQLNQDLEAKVIERTQELWRVNSMQKAILDSADYSFISTDPDGTIQTFNAAAERMLGYSAYEVIGKVTPAILHDPQEVVNRAASLSVELNRHIPVGFEVFVAKARLGLVSEEEWTYIRKDGSRLPVLLSVTALRDFKQRITGFLGIAKDISERKRAEISLQRYENIVSSTKDGIALLDPNYTYQIVNQAYLNWCNKSFDQVIGSSVRDILGADLFDDYIKQRLDQCLGGQTVQYEKWFDQPNAVPQFLSVTYTPYLDLNKNIAGIIVSFRDITNLKQAEVAIQESESRFRYLADYAPVMIWMSGLDKLYFHFNRPWLEFTGRTMEEEVEYGWEELIHPEDRQFYIDSYENIFDTHQSFSVEYRYRRFDGEYRWLLSTGIPRFDADGEFLGYIGSCIDISDRKQVEDQLQESKAELERFFSVALDLLCIADMEGYFCRLNRAWETTLGYTIAELEGQKYLDFVHPDDVAATLESMEALSAQDAVIAFVNRYRCKDGTYRYIEWYSRPYGNSVYAAARDITNRKYAEEEILEKQRFIQKIADASPNILYLYDIQEHRNVYCNREVASVLGYTSAEIQAMGADLFSNLMHPDDLAKMPNYYQQIEAAQDGDILEIEYRMRHVDGEYRWLYSRDSIFSRDEQGHPKQTIGTAQDISDRKQADAALRNLSDRLTLAVKSGALGIWDWDIPHNILRWDDRMYELYGLKPEQFANAYDAWASTLHPEDRLNTENAIQQALRGEKEYDPEFRVLLPDGTSRFIKAYSLVQRNEQGEPLRMVGINLDISDRKRAEITIQQTTAQLEASNRELEAFAYSVSHDLRAPLRAIDGFSNALMEDYADKFDEDGRDYFERIRRNIQRMGMLIDDLLRLSRVSRSEMQYSNVNLSTLVQEQIHDLQESDPQRQVEVVIAPDLCVTADVTLMRVIISNLIQNAWKFTSHHATARIEFGVIHQEGELVYFVRDDGAGFDMNYTKMLFGVFQRLHNTNEFPGTGIGLATVQRVVHRHGGRVWAEGEVEKGATIYFTVPNIPVKI; this is translated from the coding sequence ATGTCTAACCTCGAAAGCTCTCTATCTATAACTGATTTACAGGCGGCGATTATCCGTAATCCTCTAGTCGTAACAGCCGATACGCTCATGATGGAGGCGATCGCCGAAATGAGCAATACAATGCTCTGTGCCTCAAATGCTGAAGAACAGCAGGATTCCCTGTATCTTGAGGCGAAATCTAGTTGTGTCTTAGTCATGGAGGCAGAGTGCGTAGTTGGCATCATCACTGAGCGGGATGTGGTTCTACTGAGCGCTCAACAGCGATCGCTAGATAATTTGACCGTGCGTGAGGTGATGGTAGCGCCAGTAGTCACCTTGAGAGAAGCCGATTTTACAGATTTGTTCGCGGCAGTGAATTTATTTCAGCAATACCATATTCGCCATATCCCAATCTTAGATCAAGGCGATCGGCTGTTAGGAATAGTCACCCATGAGAGCCTATGGAAATTAATGCAACCTGTTTATCCGTCATCAGTCAAACAGACTAGCGAACTCCATACCAAAGTTGAGAATGAACAGATCAACGCCCAAGTTTCTGCAAAAATCGCTGCCTCCTTTTACCGACAAGCTCGTACTGCGCTGTTCGAGCGACAACGTACTGAAGCAGCGTTGAAAGTCCAAATTGACTTTAATCAATTGATTGCTGAGATTACGAGTCGGTTTGTCGATGTTCATCCTAATGAGCTTGATGCAGAGATCAACCATAGTCTGCAACTGATTGGGGAAATTACACAGGTTGATACTAGTTATATCTTTCAATATGACGATGTCAATTTGACTACGAGCATGACCTATGAATGGTCTAACAAGGGCATCCCTAGTCAAATAGCGCTAGCTCAGAATATTCCTTGCTGGACTTTGTTTCCTTGGAGTAGCCAAATTTTGATGCAGCGCGATATTGTTTATATCCGTGATGTTAACGATTTACCTACTGAAGCAGCGATCGATCAAGCTAATTGGCAACAGTTAAACTTAACTTCGATTTTGATGATTCCCTTAGTACAAAAATCCGTTACTACAGGATCAATTGGATTTTCCTCCTTTAGTCAGTCTCTAGCATTGGACGACAAGACCGTGCGACTATTGCAAGTGTTAGGACAGACTATTATCAATGCCCAAGCGCGTTCTCAAGATGAGAATAAAATCTATGAGAGCGAAGAGCGGCTACGACTAGCGCTAAACGCTGCTAACCAAGGCTTATATGACCTAAATCTGCAAACAGGATATGCATTAGTCAGTCCTGAATATGCAACTATGCTGGGCTATGACCATGCCACCTTTGAGGAAAGTAACGCTAAATGGATTGAGCGACTCCATCCTGATGATCGCGAAGCAGTAGCCAAGGTATATCAGGAATATATAGCTGGTAATTTGCCTGAATACAAAGTGGAATTTCGGCAACTTACCCATAGTGGTGAATGGAAATGGATTCTCTCTTTGGGGAAAATTGTGGAATGGGATGAAGCAGGTAATCCCTTAAGAATGCTCGGAACCCATACGGATATTCATGATCGTAAACAAGCAGAGGAACAGGCTCAACGTCGGTTAGTGATCCTTGAAGCGGCTCGCGATATTATTGCTTCTGTGGATGTTAATGGCTATGTCCTCTACCTCAATCAATCAGGGCGATCGCTCTTAGGTATTCCCCCTGACGAGGATCTCGCCCATACACAGATTCCTGACTACCATCCACCAGAGATTGCCGCGATAATTTTGCAGGAAGCTCTGCCCCAATGCGTTCAAAAGGGCTTTTGGTCAGGGGAGACCTTACTCCGCCGCCGTGATGGTAGTACTTTTCCTGTTTTGCAGATGATCGTCTGTCATCGAGGATCTGACAACAATGTTGAGCAGTTTTCGACAATTGCTAGGGATATTAGCGATCGCAAACAAGCTGAAGAAGCTTTACACCAACTGAATCAAGATCTAGAAGCCAAGGTGATCGAGCGCACTCAAGAACTTTGGCGGGTCAACAGTATGCAAAAGGCGATCCTTGATAGTGCTGATTACTCATTTATTTCTACTGATCCCGATGGTACTATCCAGACCTTTAATGCGGCGGCAGAGAGGATGTTGGGTTATAGCGCCTACGAAGTAATTGGTAAAGTGACACCTGCTATTTTGCATGATCCTCAAGAGGTAGTTAATCGGGCTGCATCACTCTCGGTGGAATTAAATCGTCATATCCCTGTGGGTTTTGAGGTTTTTGTTGCCAAAGCACGTCTCGGACTAGTCAGTGAAGAAGAATGGACTTATATTCGCAAGGATGGATCGCGATTGCCTGTGTTACTGTCTGTTACTGCTTTAAGGGATTTCAAACAGAGAATTACGGGTTTCTTAGGTATTGCCAAAGATATTAGTGAGCGCAAACGGGCGGAAATCAGTCTGCAACGGTATGAGAATATTGTATCTTCCACAAAAGATGGGATTGCGCTACTAGATCCTAACTATACCTATCAAATAGTTAATCAAGCCTATCTGAATTGGTGTAATAAATCCTTTGATCAAGTCATTGGATCATCTGTAAGAGATATTTTGGGAGCGGATTTGTTTGACGATTATATCAAACAACGACTCGATCAATGCCTAGGGGGACAGACTGTGCAATATGAAAAATGGTTTGACCAACCTAATGCAGTTCCCCAGTTTTTGAGTGTGACTTATACTCCCTATTTAGATCTCAACAAGAATATTGCGGGCATAATCGTTAGTTTTAGAGATATTACCAACCTCAAACAAGCTGAAGTCGCAATTCAAGAAAGTGAATCCAGATTCCGTTATCTTGCCGACTATGCGCCTGTAATGATTTGGATGTCAGGTTTAGATAAACTTTACTTCCACTTCAATAGACCTTGGCTAGAGTTTACAGGAAGAACTATGGAGGAAGAAGTAGAATATGGCTGGGAAGAGTTGATTCATCCTGAAGATCGTCAATTTTACATAGATAGCTATGAGAATATCTTTGATACCCATCAAAGTTTCTCCGTAGAATATCGTTATAGAAGATTTGATGGCGAATATCGCTGGTTGCTGTCTACGGGTATTCCTCGATTTGATGCTGATGGTGAATTTTTAGGATATATCGGCTCTTGTATTGATATTAGCGATCGCAAACAGGTAGAAGACCAACTACAGGAGTCCAAAGCCGAATTAGAGCGTTTCTTTAGTGTGGCTCTAGACTTATTATGTATTGCTGATATGGAAGGATATTTCTGTCGCCTCAACCGAGCTTGGGAAACGACCTTGGGATATACCATTGCTGAACTCGAAGGACAAAAATATTTAGACTTTGTGCATCCCGATGATGTGGCGGCGACTTTAGAAAGTATGGAAGCTCTAAGTGCACAGGATGCAGTCATCGCCTTTGTCAATCGCTATCGCTGCAAGGATGGAACCTATCGCTATATTGAGTGGTATTCCCGCCCCTATGGTAATTCTGTCTATGCTGCTGCCCGTGATATTACTAATCGCAAATATGCCGAAGAGGAGATTTTAGAAAAGCAGCGATTTATTCAAAAAATTGCCGATGCCTCTCCTAATATTCTCTATCTCTACGATATTCAAGAGCATCGTAATGTTTACTGTAATCGTGAAGTTGCCTCTGTGCTGGGCTATACTTCCGCAGAGATTCAGGCGATGGGCGCAGATTTGTTTAGTAATTTGATGCACCCCGATGATCTCGCCAAAATGCCTAACTATTATCAACAAATTGAAGCTGCTCAGGATGGAGATATCCTTGAGATTGAATATCGGATGCGTCATGTTGATGGCGAATATCGCTGGCTCTATAGCCGTGACTCTATATTTAGCCGAGATGAGCAGGGGCATCCCAAGCAGACAATTGGGACAGCACAGGATATTAGCGATCGCAAACAAGCCGACGCAGCTCTCCGCAATCTCTCTGATCGCTTGACCCTAGCCGTTAAATCTGGGGCACTTGGCATCTGGGACTGGGATATTCCGCACAACATCCTCCGTTGGGATGATCGCATGTATGAGCTATATGGACTTAAGCCAGAACAGTTTGCCAATGCCTATGATGCTTGGGCAAGTACCCTACATCCAGAGGATCGCTTAAATACTGAAAATGCGATTCAACAGGCTCTGCGCGGCGAAAAAGAATATGATCCTGAATTCCGAGTGCTGCTTCCCGATGGAACTAGTCGCTTCATTAAGGCATATTCTTTAGTACAGCGCAATGAACAAGGAGAACCACTAAGGATGGTAGGCATTAACCTTGACATTAGCGATCGCAAACGAGCAGAAATCACGATCCAGCAAACTACCGCGCAGTTAGAAGCATCTAACCGCGAGCTAGAAGCCTTTGCCTACTCGGTATCTCACGATTTACGTGCGCCATTAAGGGCGATCGATGGCTTTAGCAATGCCTTAATGGAGGACTATGCTGATAAATTTGACGAAGATGGTCGAGACTACTTCGAGCGCATTCGTCGCAATATCCAACGTATGGGAATGCTCATTGACGATCTGCTCAGACTCTCGCGCGTATCGCGATCGGAAATGCAGTATAGCAATGTTAACCTTAGCACCTTAGTCCAAGAACAAATTCATGACTTGCAAGAGTCAGATCCGCAAAGACAAGTTGAAGTGGTGATTGCCCCAGATCTATGTGTTACTGCCGATGTCACCCTGATGAGAGTGATCATCAGCAACTTAATCCAAAATGCTTGGAAATTTACCAGTCATCATGCCACGGCTCGCATTGAATTTGGAGTAATCCACCAAGAAGGAGAGCTTGTTTATTTTGTCCGCGATGATGGTGCAGGCTTTGATATGAATTACACTAAAATGCTCTTTGGCGTTTTCCAACGGCTACATAATACCAACGAATTTCCTGGTACTGGTATTGGTTTAGCCACAGTGCAAAGGGTAGTTCATCGTCATGGTGGTAGAGTGTGGGCTGAAGGCGAAGTCGAAAAAGGTGCGACAATTTACTTTACAGTGCCAAATATCCCCGTCAAGATATAA
- a CDS encoding ATP-binding protein, translating to MQFPKHKLSNQLLIGFGTSLVVIGVTALSIIYTSLRSNLEDQVHQRATAITQGLEFASEGLIEDKEKFLLDRIVQNYATLPTVLELSIVDPDGILLAHSHVLDSDKVNTYANIRPTLVPYLKQASQIGKKVNIRTVLNGKPVIVQFLPFSSTLFKQVGNSSSENNQYRGVAIAVMDLQKMEQDLLQNTLSSILVITVSTGLILAFMGWLIRTLVLLPLQKMQLSITDSEQQEKFCLPDLPTNEIGFLGSTFSSVFDQLKDYKQMELAIAERKYAEVAQRYELATRAAKVWVWDWDIQTDTFVVEAGIQDWLGYSNHDLPSYCRFKLWLDYIYSSDRDLFQSLLESHLEGKTTEFSCEHRLLDGHGMPHWFLSRGQAVQDDSGRVLRAIGTITDIADRKQAEIVIHQQTEREFILREITQKIRQTLDLQTVFETAVKEIRNCLNADRVGIFKFYTDSQFNDGEFVAESVLPDFTSAIEMKVHDHCFGEQYADAYHAGRIQVVNDIHSAGLTDCHIQILSQFQVQANLVVPLLKSDKLWGLLCIHQCANHRVWREVEINLVKQIANQLAIAVQQASLFELLQQELAERQQTENKLTETNQKLEISNDELLRATRMKDEFLANMSHELRTPLNSILGMNEALQEQIFGAINERQIKALQTVENSATHLLALINDILDVSKIESGQVTLDLTATSIENLCKSSLAFIKQQALTKRIQVINQIPNYLPELMLDERRIRQVLINLLNNAVKFTPEGGTITLDVSHVATTAEISYLRFAVIDTGIGISAENIQKLFQPFIQIDSALNRQYVGTGLGLALVKRIVELHGGKVGLTSEVGVGSCFSVEIPFNKSEHELGSLKLEPTESIVNPNQSESAVSPVVLLAEDNEANIGTFSSYLEVKGYRIILAKNGKELVDLAKAKKPDVILMDIQMPVIDGLEAAKQIRLDPELTNIPIIALTALAMTGDREKCLEAGANEYLTKPVKLKQLAQTIQKLLNSRIEPNN from the coding sequence ATGCAATTTCCTAAACATAAACTTTCTAACCAGTTGTTAATTGGATTTGGAACCTCCCTTGTCGTAATAGGCGTTACGGCGCTATCGATTATCTATACTTCTTTACGATCTAATTTGGAGGATCAAGTACATCAAAGGGCAACAGCAATTACACAAGGTTTAGAATTTGCCTCTGAGGGATTGATTGAGGATAAGGAAAAGTTTCTCTTAGATCGGATTGTCCAAAACTATGCGACCCTGCCCACGGTACTAGAACTATCAATCGTTGATCCTGATGGGATTTTGCTTGCCCATAGCCATGTCTTAGATAGTGATAAGGTTAATACCTATGCCAATATTCGTCCTACCCTTGTCCCATATCTCAAACAAGCATCTCAGATTGGAAAGAAAGTAAATATTCGGACAGTGTTGAATGGTAAACCTGTCATCGTTCAGTTTTTGCCTTTTAGCAGTACTTTGTTTAAGCAGGTAGGTAATAGCTCGTCAGAAAATAATCAATATCGCGGTGTGGCGATCGCTGTTATGGATCTCCAAAAAATGGAGCAGGATCTACTCCAAAATACCCTGTCATCGATTTTGGTGATCACAGTTAGTACTGGTCTGATATTGGCATTTATGGGCTGGTTGATCCGTACATTAGTTCTCCTGCCTTTGCAAAAAATGCAGCTATCGATCACCGATAGTGAACAACAGGAAAAATTTTGCTTACCCGATTTACCCACTAATGAAATTGGATTTTTAGGCTCCACCTTTTCCTCAGTATTTGATCAGCTGAAAGACTATAAGCAAATGGAATTGGCGATTGCGGAACGTAAATATGCCGAAGTTGCTCAACGCTATGAATTAGCCACTCGTGCTGCCAAAGTGTGGGTATGGGATTGGGATATCCAAACCGATACATTTGTGGTCGAGGCGGGGATTCAGGATTGGTTAGGCTATAGCAATCATGATCTTCCTAGTTATTGTCGCTTTAAACTCTGGCTAGACTACATTTATAGTAGCGATCGCGATTTGTTTCAATCATTGTTAGAGAGTCATTTAGAAGGTAAAACTACTGAATTTTCTTGTGAACATCGACTGCTTGATGGGCATGGTATGCCCCATTGGTTTTTATCACGGGGGCAAGCAGTTCAAGACGATAGTGGTAGAGTCTTACGGGCGATCGGCACAATTACAGATATTGCTGATCGCAAACAAGCAGAAATTGTCATTCATCAGCAAACAGAACGTGAATTTATTCTGCGCGAAATTACACAAAAAATTAGGCAAACCCTTGATCTTCAAACTGTTTTTGAGACTGCGGTTAAGGAGATTAGAAATTGTTTGAATGCGGATCGCGTCGGTATTTTTAAGTTCTATACTGATTCCCAATTTAATGATGGTGAGTTTGTTGCCGAGTCGGTCTTACCCGATTTCACCTCAGCGATCGAGATGAAAGTCCATGATCATTGCTTCGGTGAACAATATGCTGATGCCTATCATGCAGGACGAATTCAGGTAGTCAACGATATTCATAGCGCTGGGCTTACCGATTGCCATATTCAGATTCTATCGCAATTTCAAGTGCAGGCGAATTTAGTTGTACCTCTGCTCAAGTCCGATAAATTATGGGGTTTACTATGTATTCATCAATGCGCGAATCATCGTGTTTGGCGAGAAGTGGAGATTAATCTGGTCAAGCAAATTGCCAACCAATTAGCGATCGCTGTCCAGCAGGCAAGTCTATTTGAGCTTTTACAACAAGAATTAGCTGAACGCCAACAAACAGAAAACAAGCTAACTGAAACTAATCAAAAACTGGAGATTTCTAATGATGAACTCCTCCGCGCCACAAGAATGAAGGATGAATTTCTTGCCAATATGAGTCATGAGCTGCGGACACCGCTTAATTCGATTTTAGGCATGAATGAAGCCCTACAGGAACAAATTTTTGGAGCGATCAATGAGCGTCAAATCAAGGCATTGCAAACTGTTGAGAACAGCGCTACCCATTTATTGGCATTGATCAATGACATTCTTGATGTTTCTAAAATTGAGTCTGGACAAGTCACCCTAGATTTAACCGCAACATCGATCGAAAACCTATGTAAATCAAGTTTGGCATTTATCAAACAACAGGCTCTAACCAAGCGAATTCAAGTGATTAATCAGATCCCCAACTATTTGCCAGAACTGATGCTAGATGAGCGCCGAATCCGTCAAGTATTAATCAATCTACTCAATAATGCCGTTAAATTCACTCCTGAGGGTGGCACGATTACCCTAGATGTATCTCATGTCGCAACTACTGCCGAAATTAGTTACCTTCGATTTGCCGTGATTGATACAGGGATCGGGATCTCTGCGGAGAATATTCAAAAACTATTTCAACCCTTTATCCAAATCGATAGTGCCTTGAATCGGCAATATGTAGGGACAGGGTTAGGACTTGCCCTAGTAAAACGGATTGTCGAGCTGCATGGTGGCAAGGTTGGGCTAACTAGTGAAGTTGGTGTAGGTAGTTGCTTTAGCGTTGAAATTCCCTTCAACAAGTCTGAGCATGAGCTAGGGTCTCTAAAACTCGAACCCACAGAATCAATAGTAAATCCAAATCAATCAGAGTCAGCCGTATCACCAGTAGTTTTGCTTGCAGAAGATAATGAAGCTAATATTGGTACATTCTCTAGCTACCTCGAAGTCAAAGGTTATCGGATTATCCTTGCTAAAAACGGTAAAGAGTTGGTTGATCTTGCTAAAGCTAAGAAACCTGATGTAATTTTGATGGATATTCAAATGCCAGTAATAGACGGACTCGAAGCCGCTAAGCAAATTCGTCTCGATCCCGAATTGACTAATATTCCGATCATTGCTTTGACAGCTCTTGCGATGACAGGCGATCGCGAAAAATGTCTAGAGGCAGGCGCTAATGAATATCTGACTAAGCCCGTTAAACTGAAACAACTCGCGCAAACTATTCAAAAGCTTTTAAATTCTAGAATTGAGCCAAACAATTAG